In Dendropsophus ebraccatus isolate aDenEbr1 chromosome 14, aDenEbr1.pat, whole genome shotgun sequence, the following proteins share a genomic window:
- the AAR2 gene encoding protein AAR2 homolog codes for MASSSTEMDPELARQLFFEGATIVIFGVPEGSEFGIDSNSWQVGPRFKGVKMVPPGVHFIHYTARRIGGTPGETGPRSGIFFHLEQREIRLLRWDPREEEMVAASKEEAERLREELTSLDPSLGPYPYESLRHWVSLTNHISKEAMLKLQPLCGTICSFPEVLPMEKMTHTEDRAKHNLPRYDTMCQNYKEGLSRLPQMKQKEGTEIRFSQIPKQMYPKNATPAEITQHSMDLSYALGQVMDVNYPDNPLEILAELQFSFVCFLLGNVYEGFEQWKTLLNLLCRAESFSLQHPDLYNEVISVLYHQLAQVPTDFFIDIVSQDNFLTSTLQALFSFLCSPSMNKDLRKKAVRFRAHLTKRFQWDFEEDPLDCAPLVVQLPEGWDNAMNTDQTARPQGNAEIPFPS; via the exons ATGGCGAGCTCATCTACAGAGATGGATCCAGAATTGGCGCGACAGCTGTTCTTCGAGGGAGCGACCATAGTGATCTTCGGGGTCCCGGaggggtcagaatttggcattgATTCCAACAGCTGGCAGGTGGGACCTCGATTTAAAGGCGTGAAGATGGTTCCTCCGGGGGTTCACTTCATTCACTATACTGCAAGAAGAATAGGTGGGACACCGGGGGAAACGGGTCCGCGCTCCGGCATCTTCTTTCACTTGGAACAGAGAGAAATCCGTCTCCTGCGCTGGGACCCTcgggaggaggagatggtggcGGCTAGCAAGGAGGAAGCGGAGAGGTTACGGGAGGAGCTGACGTCTCTGGACCCCTCCTTGGGGCCCTATCCATATGAAAGTCTGCGCCACTGGGTGTCACTGACCAACCACATCTCTAAGGAAGCCATGCTGAAGCTGCAGCCGCTCTGCGGAACCATCTGCTCCTTCCCAGAGGTCTTACCTATGGAGAAGATGACCCACACAGAGGACCGGGCCAAACATAACTTACCCAG GTATGACACCATGTGCCAGAACTATAAGGAAGGCCTGTCCAGGCTCCCTCAGATGAAGCAGAAAGAGGGGACAGAAATCCGATTCAGCCAGATACCAAAGCAGATGTACCCCAAGAACGCCACCCCCGCCGAGATCACTCAGCACAGCATGGACCTGTCTTATGCCCTAGGACAAGTCATGGACGTCAACTATCCCGACAATCCACTGGAGATCCTGG CCGAGCTGCAGTTTTCCTTTGTCTGCTTCCTCTTGGGTAACGTCTACGAGGGCTTTGAACAATGGAAGACTCTGCTGAACCTCTTGTGCCGGGCGGAGAGCTTCTCCTTGCAGCATCCGGATCTTTACAATGAGGTCATCTCGGTCCTGTATCACCAGCTGGCGCAGGTTCCTACAGACTTCTTCATAGACATCGTATCTCAGGACAACTTCCTGACCAGCACCCTGCAG GCTCTCTTCTCTTTCCTGTGCTCCCCGTCCATGAATAAAGACCTGAGGAAGAAGGCCGTCCGCTTCCGAGCCCATCTCACCAAGAGGTTTCAGTGGGACTTTGAGGAGGATCCCCTGGACTGCGCCCCTCTGGTGGTCCAGCTGCCAGAGGGCTGGGACAACGCTATGAATACCGACCAAACTGCACGTCCGCAGGGAAATGCCGAGATTCCCTTTCCTTCATAG
- the LOC138771920 gene encoding circumsporozoite protein-like — MRSATIGAAEVRWRRQKREDVIGHNDSRATPGTAAGEMEEGTAAGGMEEGTAAGEMEEGTAAGEMEEGTAAGGMEEGTAAGEMEEGTAAGEMEEGTAAGEMEEGTAAGEMEEGMTVEEMEEGTAAGEIEEGTAAGEMEEGTAAGEMEEGTAAGEIEDGTAAGEMEEGTAAGEMEDGTAAGEMEEGTAAGEMEEGTAAGEMEKGMAAGEMEDGTAAGEMEEGMAAGEMEEGTAAGEMEEGMAAGEMEKGMTAGEMEEETQAGELEEGTAAGEMEEGKKG, encoded by the coding sequence atgcgcagtgcgaCCATCGGAGCGGCAGAGGTCAGGTGGAGGAGACAGAAGCGGGAAGATGTGATCGGCCACAATGACAGCCGTGCTACCCCAGGGACGGCAGCCGGAGAGATGGAAGAAGGGACGGCAGCGGGAGGGATGGAAGAAGGGACGGCAGCCGGAGAGATGGAAGAAGGGACGGCAGCGGGAGAGATGGAAGAAGGGACGGCAGCGGGAGGGATGGAAGAAGGGACAGCAGCCGGAGAGATGGAAGAAGGGACAGCAGCCGGAGAGATGGAAGAAGGGACGGCAGCCGGAGAGATGGAAGAAGGGACGGCAGCGGGAGAGATGGAAGAAGGGATGACAGTGGAAGAGATGGAAGAAGGGACGGCAGCGGGAGAGATAGAAGAAGGGACGGCAGCGGGAGAGATGGAAGAAGGGACGGCAGCGGGAGAGATGGAAGAAGGGACGGCAGCCGGAGAGATAGAAGATGGGACGGCAGCCGGAGAGATGGAAGAAGGGACGGCAGCCGGAGAGATGGAAGATGGGACGGCAGCCGGAGAGATGGAAGAAGGGACGGCAGCCGGAGAGATGGAAGAAGGGACGGCAGCCGGAGAGATGGAAAAAGGGATGGCAGCCGGAGAGATGGAAGATGGGACGGCAGCCGGAGAGATGGAAGAAGGGATGGCAGCCGGAGAGATGGAAGAAGGGACGGCAGCCGGAGAGATGGAAGAAGGGATGGCAGCCGGAGAGATGGAAAAAGGGATGACAGCCGGAGAGATGGAAGAAGAGACGCAAGCCGGAGAGCTGGAAGAAGGGACGGCAGCCGGAGAGATGGAAGAAGGGAAGAAGGGATGA